taaattatgtctttttcttaatTAATCTTTTAGATATCAGTCCCCTAAagtaaaaaatgatatatttggcttatttggtatattaaaatcatacaggaagcgtTGTTAAATATGAAattgtgtttggctttctttgggttgtatctgtataaatatattattggtatgtgttccaaaaatGCTGGAAACACCTATAATTTTGATATGACTTAGTGAACGTTATCAGTAATtatattatgttaaattattgtataCCACAGAAgcaaccaaatttccttgtcaattgcaTCTTTGATTATGGCTGCCCAAAGACATCTTGTCATCCACaattgtcttgttttgatcctcttcaaaagatggtttataatcaaCTATAAGATTCTGAtgagtactctttttttttttttttgagacggagtctctgtctccaggctggagtgcagtggcgtgatctcagctcactgcaacctctgcctcccaggttcaagcgattctcctgcctcagcctcccaagtatctgggactacaggcacatgccaccacactcagctaatttttgtatttttagtagagacggggtttcagtgttggccaggctggtcttgaactcctgacctcaggtgatccacccgcctaagcctcccaaagtgctgggattacaggtatgagccaacatgcccggcctCTGATGAGTACTCTTAAATGCAGGTCTGTGATAACTTTGAAAAGTATGCCAATAAAATAGGAAAGAACTTCCAACACTCTCTTGAAAAACTAATGTATTCATAAATATTGAGCAAAACGGGAATTGCATAAACTGaataaaagactgaaataatCGGTTTATGACTTTCTGCTTAAAATGTTGCCCatcctttctgttttgtttttcagagtgaagaaaatttttcttttgagctatttacagtttttattaggttgatgcaaaagtaatttcgGTTTTACACTGCTGGAATTTGCTGTTTGATATTGCagtacattcttaaataaatgtggttatgttataggTCATTTCAATGGGCATTTCTCGCTTTATGtgtttttgctaatgacttactACTTgctgtttatctttattttagactatggaaatgacattagacaaaaagcaaatttgagcGATTTTCTTATTCAAGTTCGAAATGGGTCATAAAGCAGTGGGGACAACTCGCAACATCAACaatgcatttggcccaggaactgctaatgaACTGACAGTGCAatggtggttcaagaagttttgcaaaggagacaagagccttgaagatgaggagcacAGTGGCCAGCCATCAGAAGTTGACAACGACCAGTTGAAAGCAATCAtcaaagctgatcctcttacaactacacgAGAAGTTGCGAAAGAGCTCAACATCAACCATTCTGTGGTCAttcagcatttgaagcaaattggaaaggtaaAAAAAGCATGATAAGTGGGTGCCTTATGAACTGAGTGAAAAtcaaaaaaattgtcattttgaaGTGTCATCTTCTTTTATCctaacacaacaacaacaaaccatttCTCGATCAGATTGTGATGTGTGATGAAAAGTAGATTTTATGCAACAACCGGTGACAACCAGTTCATTGATTAGActgagaagaagctccaaagcacttcccaaagccaaatgtgcaccaaaaaagagctcacggtcactgtttggtggtctgctgctggTCTGATGCACTACAGGTTTCTGAATCCCAGCGAAACCATTATATATGAGAAGTATACGCAGCAAATCAATGAGATGCCCAGAAAACTGCAACACCAGCAGCTGGCATTGGTCAAtagaaagggcccaattcttctccatGACAACGCCCAACTGCACATCACACAATGCCtcaaaagttgaatgaattgggCTACAGAGTTTTGCCTCATCTGCCATATTCACTTGACCTCTCGCCAactgactaccacttcttcaGGCATCTCGACAACTTTTTTGCAGGGAAAACACTaccacaaccagcaggatgcagaaaatgcttccCAAAAGTCTGTCAAATCCCAAAGCGTGGATTTTTATGCTAGAGGAATAAATAAACGTATTTCTCATTGTCCAAActgtgttgattgtaatggttactattttgattaataaaaatgtggggccgggcgcagtggctcacacctgtaatcccagcactttgggaggctgaggcgggcggatcacaaggtcaggagatcgagaccatcctggctaacagggggaaactccatctctactaaaaatacaaaaaattagccaggcatggtagtgggcgcctgtagtcccagctactcaggatgctaaggcaggagaatggtgtgaacccgggaggcggagcttgcagtgagccgagatcgcgccactgcactccagcctgggcaacagagcaagactccatctcagaaacaaacaaacaaacaaaaaaagtgtttgagcctagttataatgatttaaaattcatggtctGAAATtgcaactacttttgcaccaattgGGTAAAGTGTACTCCTGTAAACAAAATTTGAAGCATATTTCTTTCCTCTatctgatttctccagaatttggaaactatttgtatttgtaatttatggcaatataattatttgcataagtacaggaagaatctgttttcttttgtaacagggcacagttggagaaactggttattttaccgaGGCTCTGACTGAAATGGCATGCTTTCAAATATAAACAGACTTCTTTAAGGAATCAAAGTTGACttacagagccaataaaagctccttgggaaaactggcctcataccttgtctacacaaGCCCTGTATAGGGTTcttgacctgtggtaagtaaagaatgtcactttctgacaggctcAGGAGGTCCAGGTTATCTTGGGACCCTGAGAGAAGGAAACAATTTATCCAACTCACACAGGTATTTGCAAGCACAAACCCCTGGCTGGGCTCAAACCTTTAAAAAGAAGTCTACTCTAAGATTCCTTACAGAAGAAACTTCCATCAAAGCCAACTTAAAAAGAGCCTATACAGCaaaaattattcttgctgcactttatacaaatcaTCAGGCCAGGTATAAtaaaactaaagtttattttgcaaacaaatcaAGCCTATCATgctttgtctttagtaaaaatgggagaccggagagagaaaaattatgtttcaataaCTATAGTACACCCGTTACTAGAATCTAGTCTTGTctgttgtttttgagttttttcctGCAATTTAGACTGACCcagcttattcctgtgaaccaaccagtgacCTCCGGATGCaagctcagaagaaacaagagggataggtaatgtaaaaat
The nucleotide sequence above comes from Nomascus leucogenys isolate Asia chromosome 8, Asia_NLE_v1, whole genome shotgun sequence. Encoded proteins:
- the LOC115836349 gene encoding histone-lysine N-methyltransferase SETMAR-like, encoding MGHKAVGTTRNINNAFGPGTANELTVQWWFKKFCKGDKSLEDEEHSGQPSEVDNDQLKAIIKADPLTTTREVAKELNINHSVVIQHLKQIGKGTVGETGYFTEALTEMACFQI